The DNA window ATTTGATAAATGTACGTATGTTCGGAACTGGTGTTTAGATAATAATACATTTAGCGATTCAATTTTGCCGAAACTGAAACAGGAGCATCCAGAATTAAAAGAAGTGCACAGTAAAGTACTTCAGAATATTGCTCATCAAATTTCGTATAATTTAAAAGGTCTTGCTAAATTAAAGGAGAAGGGACGAAAAGTTGGAAAACTCCGTACCAAACGTGTCCATTCTATGATATATGAACAATCCGGTTTTAAAATTTTTGATGGAATGCTTTCGTTAAGCAAAATTGGTGAGATGCCAATTGTTCTATCCCGTCCAATTAGGGGTAAAATCAAACAGATTATTGTTAAACATAACAAAACCCATAAATGGTTTGTATCCATCGTTTCTGAAACATCAGATACTCCGGTCAAAACTACCGGGATACGATGTGTTGGTATCGACTTAAATTTGGATAATTTCTCTACGGATTCAGATGGAAAAGTTGTTGCAAACCCGCGCAAACTTCGTTCAAGTGAGAAACGGCTACGCCGCGCTCAAAGGAAGATGTCAAAGAAAGTCAAAAAAAGTAAGAACAGAAAAAAACAAAGATTCGTGTTAGCTAAATCACATGAACATGTAAAGAATCAGCGTGACGATTTCCTACATAAATGGAGTAGATACTATGTTGATAATTATGATCATATTGTAATGGAAGACCTGAATATTAAAAATATGGTTTCACACAATCTGCGTGGATTAAACAAATCCATCTATGATGCAGGATGGAGACGCGCCCGATATTTCATCACTTACAAGGCTGAAAGTGCTGGTAAGTATGTATATTTCGTCAATCCTGCATATACAAGTCAAGACTGTTTTAATTGTGGGAATCGTGTGAAAAAGACGCTGTCAGACCGTAACCACCACTGTCAGAAATGCGGATATTCAGTATCAAGAGATTTTAATGCATCTCAAAATATCTTAAAAGGAGTTTGTATAGGGTGGGACACACCCG is part of the Candidatus Oleimmundimicrobium sp. genome and encodes:
- a CDS encoding transposase; this translates as MRYVTRYRIYPDKETENRLFSAFDKCTYVRNWCLDNNTFSDSILPKLKQEHPELKEVHSKVLQNIAHQISYNLKGLAKLKEKGRKVGKLRTKRVHSMIYEQSGFKIFDGMLSLSKIGEMPIVLSRPIRGKIKQIIVKHNKTHKWFVSIVSETSDTPVKTTGIRCVGIDLNLDNFSTDSDGKVVANPRKLRSSEKRLRRAQRKMSKKVKKSKNRKKQRFVLAKSHEHVKNQRDDFLHKWSRYYVDNYDHIVMEDLNIKNMVSHNLRGLNKSIYDAGWRRARYFITYKAESAGKYVYFVNPAYTSQDCFNCGNRVKKTLSDRNHHCQKCGYSVSRDFNASQNILKGVCIGWDTP